In the genome of Saccharomonospora viridis DSM 43017, one region contains:
- a CDS encoding biotin-dependent carboxyltransferase family protein translates to MVSAIPAELEVMEPGLLATVQDLGRPGLAGIGVGASGAADRTSFRLANRLVGNPEDAAAVEVTFGGFAARARRDLVVAVTGAPCPVTVGDRQGAVNSVLFVRAGECLRLGRPERGLRSYVAVRGGLAVERVLGSASTDVLSGVGPPPLRTGHVLPVGIPRLPLPDIGFAPVPPLPEDELVLRVVPGPRTDWFADDALTTLFGESYEVSSRSNRIGIRLEGPALRRTRADELPSEGMVPGALQVPPSGRPTLFLADHPVTGGYPVIAVVVASDVDKAAQARPGMRIRFTPR, encoded by the coding sequence ATGGTCTCGGCGATACCGGCTGAACTGGAAGTGATGGAGCCGGGATTGTTGGCCACCGTGCAGGACCTCGGCCGTCCGGGGCTTGCGGGCATCGGGGTCGGCGCCTCCGGCGCGGCCGACCGGACGTCCTTCCGGCTGGCGAACCGGCTCGTCGGCAATCCCGAGGACGCGGCGGCCGTGGAGGTGACCTTCGGCGGGTTCGCGGCCCGAGCACGTCGCGACCTCGTCGTCGCCGTCACGGGCGCACCGTGCCCGGTCACCGTGGGCGACAGGCAAGGCGCGGTCAACAGCGTGTTGTTCGTCCGGGCGGGGGAATGTCTACGCCTGGGAAGGCCGGAGCGCGGCCTGCGCAGCTATGTGGCCGTCCGTGGTGGGCTCGCCGTGGAACGGGTGCTCGGTTCGGCTTCCACCGACGTGCTCTCCGGGGTCGGACCACCGCCTTTGCGAACCGGCCACGTGCTGCCGGTCGGAATCCCGCGCCTGCCGCTGCCGGACATCGGCTTCGCACCCGTGCCACCGCTGCCCGAGGACGAACTGGTGCTGCGGGTGGTGCCAGGGCCGCGGACCGACTGGTTCGCCGACGACGCACTGACCACGTTGTTCGGTGAGTCGTATGAGGTGAGTTCCCGCAGCAACCGTATCGGCATCCGGCTCGAGGGTCCCGCGCTCCGCAGGACCCGTGCCGACGAACTGCCGAGCGAGGGTATGGTTCCGGGCGCGCTGCAAGTGCCCCCCTCGGGCAGGCCGACGTTGTTCCTCGCGGACCATCCCGTCACCGGCGGCTACCCGGTGATCGCCGTGGTCGTGGCGAGCGATGTGGACAAGGCCGCACAGGCACGGCCCGGGATGCGCATACGCTTCACGCCGCGCTGA
- a CDS encoding glycosyltransferase family 4 protein codes for MPEPRVLIDATAVPADRGGVGRYVDSLIAALDEGGARLTVVCQARDAQLYSELAPHARVVHTAQSAATRTARLTWEQTTLPGLARRLAVDVVHSPHYTMPLAGRTASVVTLHDATFFTDAGLHSSVKARFFRAWTVTALRRATLCVVPSFATAEELRRVTRVRDAELRVIQHGVDVNRFHPPTAEEIQAARDVVGLGAMPYLAFLGALEPRKNVPALIRGFSLAVADRPDPPALVLAGQPGWDSQVESALAAAPLRLRVIRAGYLPYDTLAGFLGGAELVAYPSLGEGFGLPVLEAMASGACVLTTRRLALPEVGGDAVAYCGVGAGDIAAALRELLDNPGRRAELMQAALRRAKEFSWATSAALHREAYDRAWHKHRRAKA; via the coding sequence GTGCCCGAACCGCGTGTGTTGATCGACGCTACGGCCGTACCGGCCGATCGTGGAGGGGTGGGTCGGTACGTCGATTCCCTCATCGCCGCGCTCGACGAGGGCGGCGCCCGCCTCACCGTGGTCTGCCAGGCCCGTGACGCACAGCTGTACTCCGAGCTGGCGCCGCACGCGCGGGTGGTGCATACCGCCCAGTCCGCGGCCACCCGGACCGCGCGGCTGACGTGGGAACAGACCACCCTGCCCGGCCTGGCGCGCAGGCTCGCCGTCGACGTCGTGCACTCCCCGCATTACACGATGCCCCTGGCGGGCCGCACGGCCTCGGTGGTGACCCTGCACGACGCGACGTTCTTCACCGACGCGGGACTGCACTCCTCGGTGAAAGCGCGGTTCTTCCGAGCGTGGACGGTGACGGCGTTGCGTCGTGCGACACTGTGCGTGGTCCCCAGCTTCGCCACCGCCGAGGAGTTACGTCGGGTCACCCGGGTACGCGACGCGGAGCTGCGGGTGATCCAGCATGGGGTCGACGTCAACCGGTTCCACCCGCCGACGGCGGAGGAGATACAGGCGGCCCGCGACGTGGTGGGACTGGGCGCCATGCCGTATCTGGCGTTCCTCGGTGCGCTCGAACCGCGCAAGAACGTACCGGCGTTGATCAGGGGTTTCTCGCTGGCGGTGGCCGACCGGCCCGATCCCCCCGCGCTGGTGCTGGCCGGGCAACCGGGATGGGACTCCCAAGTGGAGAGTGCCCTCGCCGCGGCCCCGTTGAGACTCCGGGTGATCCGAGCGGGATACCTGCCGTACGACACGCTCGCCGGGTTCCTCGGTGGGGCGGAACTCGTGGCGTATCCGAGTCTCGGGGAGGGATTCGGGCTGCCCGTGCTGGAGGCGATGGCCTCCGGTGCCTGCGTGCTGACCACACGCCGTCTCGCGCTGCCCGAAGTGGGTGGCGACGCCGTGGCGTACTGCGGAGTCGGAGCGGGGGACATCGCCGCCGCCCTGCGGGAGCTGCTCGACAACCCGGGCCGTCGGGCTGAACTGATGCAGGCCGCGCTGCGCCGGGCCAAGGAGTTCTCCTGGGCCACCAGCGCCGCTTTGCACCGGGAGGCCTACGACCGGGCCTGGCACAAGCATCGCCGAGCCAAGGCGTGA
- a CDS encoding glycosyltransferase family 2 protein, protein MPTDVPVTTSHPVATTVVVVTWRGADHIADCLDGLTAQDRPHRTIVIDNASDDGTSVVLARHPSRPRVLRLPRNTGYAGGVAAALPYVDTPFLAWLNDDAVPEPGWLSALEDTLRADGRLAAVASLLLRPDGTPQSYGVCLTADGHGADLTEPRPPFGFCGGAVLLRTDTLREVGGVPAEYFCYYEDTDTAWRLRLAGYDIAVARDAVVVHRHGASTRPGSTRFHRWNERNRLLTLLRCAPITVAARELARFAALTAVLPLRRRGWSRHGAAVPTAANFRVALRCRVLADIAVRLPATLRARAAVGRRSVTGRAEVWHRWAGQ, encoded by the coding sequence GTGCCGACCGACGTTCCCGTCACGACGTCTCACCCCGTCGCCACCACCGTCGTCGTGGTCACCTGGCGCGGCGCGGACCACATCGCCGACTGTCTCGACGGCCTTACCGCACAGGACCGTCCACACCGGACGATCGTGATCGACAACGCCTCCGACGACGGAACCTCGGTCGTGCTCGCGCGGCACCCGAGTCGGCCGCGGGTTCTCCGGTTGCCCCGCAACACCGGCTACGCCGGCGGTGTCGCCGCCGCCCTGCCATACGTGGACACACCGTTTTTGGCCTGGCTCAACGACGACGCCGTACCCGAACCCGGCTGGCTTTCCGCCCTCGAGGACACACTGCGGGCCGACGGACGACTCGCGGCCGTCGCCTCGCTCCTGCTGCGCCCCGACGGCACACCCCAGTCGTACGGCGTGTGCCTGACGGCCGACGGCCACGGCGCCGACCTCACCGAACCCCGGCCCCCGTTCGGTTTCTGCGGCGGCGCGGTGCTGCTGCGCACGGACACGTTGCGTGAAGTGGGCGGTGTACCCGCCGAGTACTTCTGCTACTACGAGGACACCGACACGGCCTGGCGACTTCGGCTGGCCGGTTACGACATCGCCGTGGCCCGCGACGCCGTCGTCGTGCACCGGCACGGCGCGAGCACCCGCCCCGGTTCGACTCGCTTCCACCGGTGGAACGAGCGGAACCGGCTGCTGACCCTGCTGCGGTGTGCGCCGATCACTGTGGCCGCCCGCGAACTGGCCCGGTTCGCGGCCCTCACGGCGGTGTTGCCGCTGCGCAGAAGGGGCTGGTCCCGCCACGGTGCGGCGGTGCCGACGGCCGCGAACTTCCGAGTGGCGCTGCGCTGCCGGGTGTTGGCCGACATCGCCGTCCGGTTGCCCGCGACACTGCGGGCCCGCGCGGCCGTGGGGCGGCGCAGCGTGACAGGTCGAGCCGAAGTCTGGCATCGGTGGGCCGGGCAGTAG
- a CDS encoding sugar phosphate nucleotidyltransferase, producing MASVSGVDAVILVGGKGTRLRPLTLSAPKPMLPTAGVPFLSHVLSRIRAVGITHVVLGTSYRAEVFEEHFGDGSELGLDIEYVAESEPLDTGGAIRNVADRLRNDDVVVFNGDILSGADLGALVTTHREVAADVTLHLQRVDDPSRFGSVPTDADGRVTAFLEKTPNPPTDQINAGCYVFRRSVIEEIPAGRPVSVERETFPGLLESGRHVHGFVDDSYWLDVGTPEAFVRGSADLVTGVAPTEALPGPTGERLVLDGASVADDAVVTDGSTIGAGAYVASSAQVRGSVLFDGASVAEGAVVERSVLGKGARVGKGAVLRGVVVGDGASVGADCELLDGARVWPDVELPESAIRFSSDA from the coding sequence ATGGCGTCCGTGTCGGGTGTCGATGCCGTGATCCTGGTCGGGGGTAAGGGCACGCGGTTACGTCCGCTGACGCTGTCGGCACCCAAGCCGATGTTGCCCACCGCGGGTGTTCCGTTCCTGTCCCACGTGCTCTCCCGCATCCGTGCGGTGGGGATCACGCACGTGGTGCTCGGTACGTCGTACCGGGCCGAGGTCTTCGAGGAACACTTCGGTGACGGCTCCGAGCTCGGGCTCGACATCGAGTACGTGGCGGAATCGGAACCGCTGGACACGGGCGGGGCGATCCGCAACGTCGCCGATCGGCTGCGCAACGACGACGTGGTGGTGTTCAACGGCGACATCCTCTCCGGCGCGGACCTCGGTGCACTGGTGACCACGCATCGCGAAGTGGCGGCCGACGTGACCCTGCACCTCCAGCGGGTCGACGACCCGTCCCGGTTCGGCTCGGTCCCCACCGACGCCGACGGTCGGGTCACGGCGTTTCTGGAGAAGACCCCCAATCCCCCCACCGACCAGATCAACGCGGGCTGCTACGTGTTCCGGCGTTCGGTGATCGAGGAGATCCCGGCGGGCCGGCCGGTGTCCGTGGAACGTGAAACGTTCCCCGGCCTGTTGGAGAGCGGTCGGCACGTGCACGGCTTCGTCGACGATTCGTACTGGCTCGACGTCGGGACCCCGGAGGCGTTCGTGCGCGGTTCGGCCGACCTGGTCACCGGTGTGGCCCCCACGGAAGCCCTGCCGGGACCCACGGGCGAGCGGCTCGTGCTCGACGGTGCCTCGGTGGCCGACGACGCCGTGGTCACCGACGGGTCGACGATCGGCGCGGGCGCGTACGTGGCCTCGAGCGCGCAGGTGCGCGGTTCGGTGCTGTTCGACGGCGCGTCGGTGGCCGAAGGGGCCGTGGTGGAGCGGTCGGTTCTCGGGAAGGGGGCGCGGGTCGGCAAGGGTGCCGTGTTGCGTGGGGTCGTCGTCGGGGACGGGGCGTCGGTGGGGGCCGACTGCGAACTGCTCGACGGCGCGCGGGTGTGGCCGGACGTCGAACTGCCCGAGTCGGCGATCCGGTTCTCCAGCGATGCCTGA
- a CDS encoding DNA-3-methyladenine glycosylase family protein translates to MPELSRCWRPAYPLDAVTVLSPLRRGRGDPCLRHDDGGRTWVTGNTSEGPGTLVFRVCGDGTVEARAWGDGAQVLLDGLPDLLGAADDDSGFVAHHDVVARARRRLPSLRLTSTGRVWDALVPAVLEQKVTRYEAHRSWRELCRWFGAPAPGPVPEGLRIPPTPAAILSISDWQWHRAGVDLRRRSTLVVAARVAHRLEEAVALRGERGRALLRAVPGVGVWTAAEVAQRAWGDADAVSFSDFHVPSIVGYALVGRALDDEGLAEVLAPYAPQRQRVVRYLQAMGYSRPRFAPRYPVRDYRAI, encoded by the coding sequence ATGCCTGAACTGTCCCGCTGTTGGCGGCCGGCCTATCCGCTCGACGCGGTGACCGTGCTGTCGCCGCTGCGCCGCGGCCGGGGCGATCCGTGTCTGCGGCACGACGACGGCGGACGGACCTGGGTGACCGGTAACACCAGCGAGGGACCGGGCACGCTCGTCTTCCGCGTCTGCGGTGACGGCACCGTGGAGGCACGGGCGTGGGGCGACGGTGCGCAGGTGCTGTTGGACGGACTGCCAGACCTCCTGGGCGCGGCCGACGATGACAGCGGCTTCGTCGCCCATCACGACGTCGTGGCGCGGGCACGCAGACGGTTGCCCTCGCTTCGACTCACGTCAACCGGCCGGGTGTGGGACGCGCTGGTGCCCGCCGTGCTGGAACAGAAGGTCACCAGGTACGAGGCCCACCGATCGTGGCGGGAGCTGTGTCGTTGGTTCGGCGCACCGGCTCCCGGCCCGGTGCCCGAAGGACTGCGGATCCCTCCGACCCCCGCGGCGATTCTGTCTATCTCGGATTGGCAGTGGCACAGGGCCGGGGTCGATCTGCGACGACGCTCCACCCTGGTGGTGGCCGCCCGGGTCGCGCACCGGCTGGAGGAGGCCGTGGCCCTGCGCGGCGAACGCGGACGTGCGCTGCTGCGAGCGGTGCCCGGCGTGGGCGTGTGGACGGCGGCCGAGGTCGCGCAACGGGCCTGGGGCGACGCCGACGCGGTGAGCTTCAGCGACTTCCACGTACCCTCGATCGTCGGATACGCGCTGGTGGGGCGGGCACTGGACGACGAGGGCCTGGCCGAAGTGCTGGCGCCGTACGCGCCGCAACGGCAACGGGTCGTACGGTACCTCCAGGCGATGGGGTATTCGCGCCCTCGATTCGCTCCCCGATACCCGGTACGCGACTACCGCGCGATCTGA
- a CDS encoding NUDIX hydrolase translates to MVSPLHTEATATLEAWKPESAAQEALRQSYLGFLAAREDACERSCAAGHLTASTVVLDASGEHVLLTLHPRVGRWLQLGGHCEPEDSSLAEAALREATEESGISGLRLVPEPLHLDVHPVTCSLGVPTRHFDVRFVAMAPEGARPVVSDESEELRWWPVRELPPDSEDLTELIAAALEAKP, encoded by the coding sequence CGAAAGCGCCGCGCAGGAAGCGCTGCGGCAGAGCTATCTCGGCTTCCTCGCCGCGCGTGAGGACGCGTGCGAACGGTCGTGCGCGGCGGGACATCTCACCGCCTCCACCGTGGTGTTGGACGCCTCGGGCGAGCACGTACTGCTGACCCTGCACCCGCGGGTGGGCCGCTGGCTCCAGCTCGGCGGACACTGCGAACCGGAGGACTCCTCACTGGCGGAGGCGGCGCTGCGGGAGGCCACGGAGGAGTCGGGCATCAGCGGGCTCAGACTCGTCCCCGAACCACTGCACCTCGACGTGCATCCGGTGACGTGCTCGCTGGGTGTTCCCACCCGACACTTCGACGTGCGGTTCGTGGCCATGGCCCCGGAGGGTGCGCGGCCGGTGGTCAGCGACGAGTCCGAGGAGCTGCGGTGGTGGCCGGTGCGAGAACTGCCACCCGACTCCGAGGACCTCACCGAACTCATCGCCGCGGCCCTCGAAGCCAAACCCTGA
- a CDS encoding glycosyltransferase family 2 protein, whose product MTEPKNYGDALAVVTVTYSPGETLTRFLDTLEKATERDVQVVLADNGSVDGAPERAAAERDNVRFVPTGGNLGYGGGANAGVASLGDDVGWIVIANPDLEWDPGSIDALLEVAQRWPRGGAFGPLIREPDGTVYPSARLLPSLGRGIGHAVFGKIWPRNPWTRSYRQETAAPTERTAGWLSGSCLLLRREAFDAVGGFDTRYFMYFEDVDLGDRLSRAGWLNVYAPSASVMHIGGQSTSQASARMLAAHHDSAYRYLADRYTGLRWKPVLAAIRIGLAIRLKLETRKA is encoded by the coding sequence GTGACGGAGCCGAAGAATTACGGTGACGCGCTCGCCGTAGTGACAGTGACGTATTCGCCGGGGGAGACTCTGACCCGCTTCCTCGACACGCTGGAGAAAGCCACCGAGCGCGACGTCCAGGTGGTACTCGCCGACAACGGTTCCGTCGACGGTGCGCCGGAACGGGCCGCGGCCGAACGCGACAACGTCCGATTCGTCCCCACGGGCGGCAACCTCGGCTACGGCGGCGGCGCCAACGCCGGTGTCGCCTCACTCGGCGACGACGTCGGATGGATCGTCATCGCCAATCCCGACCTGGAGTGGGACCCCGGTTCGATCGACGCCCTGTTGGAAGTCGCGCAGCGTTGGCCTCGGGGCGGGGCGTTCGGCCCGTTGATCCGGGAACCCGACGGGACGGTGTACCCGTCGGCGCGGCTGCTGCCGTCGCTCGGACGTGGCATCGGGCACGCGGTGTTCGGCAAGATCTGGCCCCGTAACCCGTGGACCCGCTCCTACCGGCAGGAAACGGCCGCCCCCACCGAACGCACCGCGGGTTGGCTGTCCGGATCGTGCCTGCTGCTGCGCCGGGAGGCGTTCGACGCCGTCGGAGGCTTCGACACCCGATACTTCATGTACTTCGAGGACGTCGACCTCGGCGACCGGTTGAGCCGGGCGGGTTGGCTCAACGTCTACGCGCCGTCGGCCAGCGTCATGCACATCGGCGGACAGTCGACGTCACAGGCGTCGGCGCGGATGCTCGCCGCGCACCACGACAGCGCCTACCGTTACCTCGCCGATCGATACACCGGGCTGAGGTGGAAGCCGGTGTTGGCGGCCATCCGGATCGGACTGGCGATCAGGCTGAAGCTCGAGACCCGAAAGGCGTGA
- a CDS encoding glycosyltransferase family 4 protein — MPELVVVAEQLLAAVPGGTGRYTAQLLRALAATAPPGWTVSSVVARRPDVEAARVEGVAGPRVLPLPPRALVASWEAGIPLWPGGDAVHAPTPLAPPRSPRGRTLSVTVHDTVPWTHPETLTPRGVSWHRRMVERAARRADTVVVPTEAVARDLTARVPMCARVRVAPHGVTDLGPPTPVPGLPRRYVLVVGTVEPRKGIDVLVEAVAELTRSGEAATDVPLLVVGQPGWGGLDPLRLAARHGLVDGRVRVLGRLTDGELATVLRNATVVAVPSLAEGFGLPVLEAMAAGVPVVHSDDPALVEVSAKAAEVVPRGDARALATGLRKVLTDPDLAAGRVAAGKARARDFSWHRAATVVWDCHTGKDGGLSDPGQQHGGES, encoded by the coding sequence GTGCCGGAACTGGTGGTCGTCGCCGAGCAGTTACTCGCCGCCGTCCCGGGCGGCACGGGCCGCTACACCGCCCAGCTGTTGCGGGCGCTGGCCGCCACCGCGCCGCCCGGCTGGACGGTGTCGAGCGTCGTCGCCCGACGTCCTGACGTGGAGGCGGCGCGCGTAGAAGGGGTCGCGGGGCCGCGGGTGCTGCCGTTACCGCCCCGGGCACTGGTGGCGTCCTGGGAAGCGGGGATACCGCTGTGGCCGGGCGGCGACGCCGTGCACGCGCCCACCCCACTGGCCCCGCCGAGGAGCCCCCGCGGCCGCACGCTGTCGGTGACGGTGCACGACACCGTGCCGTGGACCCATCCTGAGACCCTCACCCCGCGCGGCGTGAGTTGGCATCGGCGGATGGTCGAGCGGGCGGCACGGCGGGCGGACACGGTGGTGGTGCCCACCGAGGCCGTGGCCCGCGATCTCACCGCGCGAGTCCCGATGTGCGCCCGCGTCCGCGTGGCACCCCACGGGGTCACCGACCTCGGCCCACCCACACCCGTGCCGGGGTTGCCTCGACGCTACGTGCTGGTGGTGGGGACGGTGGAACCCCGCAAGGGGATCGACGTGCTCGTCGAAGCCGTCGCCGAACTGACCCGGTCCGGAGAGGCCGCCACCGACGTACCACTGCTGGTGGTGGGACAGCCGGGTTGGGGAGGACTGGACCCGCTTCGACTGGCGGCCCGACACGGACTGGTCGACGGGCGCGTGCGCGTGCTCGGCCGACTCACCGACGGCGAACTGGCGACCGTGCTGCGCAACGCGACCGTGGTGGCCGTGCCGAGCCTGGCGGAGGGCTTCGGGTTACCGGTCCTGGAGGCCATGGCCGCGGGCGTCCCCGTGGTCCACTCCGACGATCCGGCGTTGGTGGAGGTGTCGGCGAAAGCCGCGGAGGTGGTGCCGCGTGGGGACGCGCGGGCGCTCGCGACAGGGCTGCGGAAAGTGCTGACCGATCCCGATCTGGCCGCCGGCCGTGTCGCCGCGGGGAAAGCCCGGGCCCGTGACTTCTCGTGGCACCGGGCCGCCACGGTCGTCTGGGACTGCCACACGGGTAAAGACGGCGGTTTGTCGGATCCCGGCCAACAGCACGGCGGGGAGTCGTAG
- the pxpB gene encoding 5-oxoprolinase subunit PxpB: protein MRLLPCADAGLLVELDDLDQVLGLHAALQADPPPGVVDLVPAARTLLLRFDPDTADADEIERAVRRARPTRVAEREAELVEIPVTYDGEDLAEVASMAGLTPRQVVAAHTGTEWTVAFGGFAPGFGYLTGAMWPFDIPRRTESRTTVPAGAVALAGAFSGVYPRSSPGGWQLIGRTELIMWDTDRDPPALLRPGVRVRFVEVR from the coding sequence ATGCGCCTGCTGCCGTGCGCCGATGCGGGACTGCTCGTGGAACTCGACGACCTCGACCAGGTCCTGGGACTGCATGCGGCCCTGCAGGCCGATCCTCCCCCGGGAGTCGTCGATCTGGTGCCCGCGGCTCGCACCCTGTTGCTGCGGTTCGACCCAGACACGGCCGACGCCGACGAGATCGAACGCGCCGTGCGTCGGGCGCGTCCCACACGTGTGGCCGAGCGGGAGGCCGAACTCGTGGAGATACCGGTCACCTACGACGGCGAGGACCTCGCCGAAGTCGCCTCGATGGCCGGGCTGACGCCTCGGCAGGTCGTCGCCGCCCACACCGGCACCGAGTGGACCGTGGCGTTCGGCGGATTCGCCCCCGGGTTCGGGTACCTGACCGGCGCGATGTGGCCTTTCGACATCCCTCGCCGGACGGAGTCCCGAACCACCGTGCCCGCGGGGGCCGTCGCGCTGGCGGGAGCGTTCAGCGGTGTCTACCCCAGGTCCTCGCCGGGGGGCTGGCAACTCATCGGACGCACCGAGCTGATCATGTGGGACACCGATCGTGACCCACCCGCGTTGCTGCGGCCCGGGGTGCGCGTGCGGTTCGTGGAGGTCCGCTGA